The genomic stretch CCTTCACCGATATCTGGTAATCTAAATTCAAATAGACTTGCCACTGAGTTTGACACAGATTTCTACCTCCGAACAAAATTAAATTAATTTTTAAATTTTATCTATCTATAATGTAAGAAAGGTATTGATGAATTCATCAAATACCTTTCTCTATTTTTGTTAAATAATTAGAAGTTTAAAACTTTTTGAATACCTTCAACTACATCTTTATGGTTTGGTAACCAAACAGTTTCTGCTTCTGAGAATGGGTATACAGTGTCAGCCGCAGTAATACGTACAACTGGTGCTTCTAATGAAAGGATACAACGATCATTAATTTCAGCAACAATATTTGCAGCAATACCAGCTTGTTTTTGTGCTTCTTGTACAACAACTGCACGGCCAGTTTTCTCAACAGACGCAACGATTGCAGCAGTATCTAATGGGTGAATAGTACGTAAGTCAACAACTTCTACTGATACACCTTCTTTTTCTAATTCTTCTGCAGCTTTTAATGCAGTGTGAACCATTGCACCGTAAGCAAATACAGAAACGTCTTTACCTTCACGTTTAACATCAGCTTTACCTAATTCGATTGTGTACTCACCTTCAGGTACATCTTCACGGAATGAACGATATAATTTCATGTGCTCTAAATAGATAACTGGATCATTATCACGAATAGATGAAATTAAAAGACCTTTCGCATCTTTAGGTGTTGATGGAATAACTACTTTTAAACCTGGAGTTTGAGCCATTAATCCTTCTAAACTATCCGCGTGCATTTCTGGAGTATGAACCCCACCACCAAATGGTGAACGGAAAGTAATTGGAGAAGTAAAACGACCACTTGTACGGTAACGCATACGAGCAGCTTGGCCTGCGATTGAGTCCATAATTTCGAATAAGAATCCGAAGAATTGAATTTCTGCTACTGGACGGAAGCCTTCAATACCAAGACCGATTGCTAGTCCACCAATTCCTGATTCAGCAAGTGGTGTATCGAATACACGCTCTTCGCCGAAATCTGCTTGTAAACCTTCAGTTGCACGGAATACACCACCGTTTACTCCAACGTCCTCACCGAATACGATTACAGTAGGATCGTTTTTCATTTCAACGCGTAATGCATCTGTGATAGCTTGAATCATTGTCATTTGCGCCATGACTTACTTCGACTCCTTCTCTTTGAAAATTGCATATTGCTCTTCAATATTACTTGTTTTAGTTTCGAACATATTTTCCATTAAATCAGTAACTTTTTGTTTTGGTTCTTGGTCAGCAAGTTTAATGCCATCTTTAATCGCTTCTTTTGCTTCTTCGATAATTGCATTTTCTTCTTCTTCAGTCCATAGACCTTTTTTCTCTAAGAACTTACGGAAACGAACGATTGGATCTTTTGCTTCCCACTCATTTTCAGTATCTTTTGTACGGTAACGAGTTGGATCATCGCCAGCCATTGTATGTGGACCATAACGGAATGTTAAAGTTTCGATTAATGTTGGACCTTCACCATTTACTGCACGTTTACGAGCTTCAGAAGTAGCTGCATAAACTGCTAAAGGATCCATACCATCAACTTGAATACCTGCAATACCTACTGCGATTGCTTTTTGAGCAATTGTTCTAGCTTTTGATTGCTTAGAAACTGGAGTTGAGATTGCGTATCTGTTGTTTTGTACAATGAAAATTGCAGGAGCGTTGTAAGCACCAGCAAAGTTTAATCCTTCGTAGAAATCACCTTGAGAAGAACCACCGTCACCTGTATATGTAATAGCAACAGAGTTTTTACCTTTTAATTTCATACCAAGCGCAACACCAGCAGCTTGAATAATTTGAGCACCAATAATAATTTGTGGGAAGATTACGTTAACATCTTGAGGAATTTGACTTCCAACGAAATGTCCACGTGACCATAAAAATGCTTTATATAAAGGTAAACCGTGCCAAATCATTTGAGGTACATCACGGTAACCAGGTAGGATAAAGTCTTCTTTTTCAAGAGCAAATTGACTTGCTAATTGAGAAGCTTCTTGTCCAGCCGTAGGAGCGTAGAAACCTAAACGTCCTTGTCTGTTTAATGAAATAGAACGTTGATCAAGGACACGAGTCCATACCATACGCTTCATTAATTCTTTTAATTTTTCATCAGATAATTCTGGCATCGCTGCTTCGTTAACGATTTCGCCCTCTTCGTTTAAAATTTGAAGAGTTCCAACTGAATCACCAAATTGAAGCATATGATTCATTAATTCAGAAACAGTTTGTGTATTCTTCATTTCTTTTGTTTCCTTTCCATCTACTTTCTTAGTAGTAGTTGCCACTTAACCCACACCCTTCTTTAATTATCGAGGATTTATTTACTATATCCATCATGTGTATTTTCTTAGGAATAATTACAAGTAATGAAAACTTGTAATTAAAAACTGTACTTATACGTTTTGTGTATTACACTAGTACAACATTGAACACTAGTACAGTTTATAACACGTTCACAAACACGTCAAATATTTTGTTGTATTATTTTATTCATGATTTTTCGGAAAACTTTTCTCATTTTTCTCACCCTGTACTACCTTTGAAACAGCAATCTGTTATACAATAACAGAAACTCTTTAAAATTATACTTAAATAGCTAATAACTTAAATTTTTTAATGTAAATTCCAAACTGTACTACAACGATTTTTATTGAATATATCTAGGTAATTCCATTTATTTACCATATTTTTCATATATGTCTTTTTGTAGATCATTTAATTTTTGAGTATAAAGATTTAATTGATCATTATATTTAATGACATCTTTATAGTTCTTGTTTGTATTCTTTGTCTTACTCTTAACATTTTTTAAATCAACTTTTTTCTGAGATAATAACTGATAAATTGAAAGATCTGTTTCAATCGCTTCTTTATATTTCGAATTCAATTTATCGTATAAATTTGTTCTCTCTCTCCAGGTTTTAATGAAGTTATTTACTTCATTGCGAAACTTTTCATCTTTTGTTTCAATGTTTATTGTTTGAAGTTCTTCAATTTTTATGTCTATATCGTGAATTAATTTTGACTCCTCTTTTACGCCTTCTTTCCGTTCATTTAATAAATTAATCGCAAGTTTAGCCGACTCTTGTCTTTTATTTACTTCATTAATTTTATATAAATAAATTTTTTCATAATACTCCAGCTCTTTAATTTCTAATTTTTGGATTTTCTCACCAGCTTTTTGAAATTTTTGCTCCTTTTTCGCAATTTCACTTAATTTATTTATAACTAATTTTCTTTGATTTGCTTGAGAAGTACAGCCCATACAAAAGATTAATAAAAGACTTCCTATAAGAAATAAAGAATAGATTTTTTTATACATAATTCCACCCAAATTTTTGTCATGATTAGTTTCATATTGCATCTTTTCATACTTTTTATACGTCCTCAAAAATAATATGGTCACATACCCACACACTTTATGTACTTTTTCATAATTTGTAGTATCCGCTATATGCGGAAACAGTTTAAAGGGAGGTTATTATATGTACGGTTACGGATACGGAAAAGGTGGATACCCTGGTTATGGCGGCGGATGCGGATGCGGTTACGGTGGTTTCGCATTAATCGTTGTTCTATTCATTTTATTAATTATCGTTGGTGCAGCTTTCGTTTTATAATTCACACTGACACAGCCTCTATTATTAAATGTATAACCACAAACTTTAGGAGCGATTTTATATCGCTCCTTTTTCAATTTCAATCATCGCCCCTTTACTGACAATTTAAAAAAGATTTGTTAGACTAAACTAATAATACTAGTCAATAGTACATATTTATTTTTTGAAAAAATGAAGGAGTGAAGTTCATTTGATTACAATGACAAATATAATTCGAGAGGGCGACCCTAGATTAAGGGAAGTATCGAGGGAAGTAATTTTACCACCATCG from Arthrobacter citreus encodes the following:
- a CDS encoding alpha-ketoacid dehydrogenase subunit beta; translation: MAQMTMIQAITDALRVEMKNDPTVIVFGEDVGVNGGVFRATEGLQADFGEERVFDTPLAESGIGGLAIGLGIEGFRPVAEIQFFGFLFEIMDSIAGQAARMRYRTSGRFTSPITFRSPFGGGVHTPEMHADSLEGLMAQTPGLKVVIPSTPKDAKGLLISSIRDNDPVIYLEHMKLYRSFREDVPEGEYTIELGKADVKREGKDVSVFAYGAMVHTALKAAEELEKEGVSVEVVDLRTIHPLDTAAIVASVEKTGRAVVVQEAQKQAGIAANIVAEINDRCILSLEAPVVRITAADTVYPFSEAETVWLPNHKDVVEGIQKVLNF
- the pdhA gene encoding pyruvate dehydrogenase (acetyl-transferring) E1 component subunit alpha, which codes for MKNTQTVSELMNHMLQFGDSVGTLQILNEEGEIVNEAAMPELSDEKLKELMKRMVWTRVLDQRSISLNRQGRLGFYAPTAGQEASQLASQFALEKEDFILPGYRDVPQMIWHGLPLYKAFLWSRGHFVGSQIPQDVNVIFPQIIIGAQIIQAAGVALGMKLKGKNSVAITYTGDGGSSQGDFYEGLNFAGAYNAPAIFIVQNNRYAISTPVSKQSKARTIAQKAIAVGIAGIQVDGMDPLAVYAATSEARKRAVNGEGPTLIETLTFRYGPHTMAGDDPTRYRTKDTENEWEAKDPIVRFRKFLEKKGLWTEEEENAIIEEAKEAIKDGIKLADQEPKQKVTDLMENMFETKTSNIEEQYAIFKEKESK
- a CDS encoding YkyA family protein — protein: MYKKIYSLFLIGSLLLIFCMGCTSQANQRKLVINKLSEIAKKEQKFQKAGEKIQKLEIKELEYYEKIYLYKINEVNKRQESAKLAINLLNERKEGVKEESKLIHDIDIKIEELQTINIETKDEKFRNEVNNFIKTWRERTNLYDKLNSKYKEAIETDLSIYQLLSQKKVDLKNVKSKTKNTNKNYKDVIKYNDQLNLYTQKLNDLQKDIYEKYGK
- a CDS encoding YjcZ family sporulation protein, which translates into the protein MYGYGYGKGGYPGYGGGCGCGYGGFALIVVLFILLIIVGAAFVL